In Archangium violaceum, the following are encoded in one genomic region:
- a CDS encoding protein kinase domain-containing protein, which produces MTTPRARTEPAGNAEALRPYGQYVLVRKLAEGGMAEIFLAKRLGADGFERNVVIKRMLAHLSGLPDFVEMFRDEARLAAKLVHPNVVQIHELGFTEGCYFICMEYLPGEDFSTTVRTASFRGEYVPVPLVLRVLADAARGLHYAHDFTDESGRPLNIVHRDISPSNLYVTYEGQVKVLDFGIAKAESRLAHTRTGVVKGKYVYMAPEQARGEEVDRRADVFSLGVCLYESLTHVRPFARDNDLAVLNALLSGDFQPPSALRPDLSPALEAVVLKAMAYDRAQRYATAAELADDLEGLLSLESQAPTSAHLAAYLRGSFGEQRYTEKTRIPTLATLGQAGHPIPAVAPAESSFVRPMESPNAYTEARPSVVPTPSGTGIRTVEAPRRRGLLIAAVAGGLLLAGVAFVVGRNVGNAPSAPVAQPPPASVLQSAPPPSTTPEPPPSPTTPAPAPGAAAVPAAQLQPPSQAVPQPEAVGTQPSDEVEPSPQVKGKTSTRSPKTRVSLEVADIQRVVSRNRARLMTCFEKYKRDLPATEGDVQVRFTIYSSGKANATTQGALATQPVGRCLETQMERLRFPAHRDKEVTVVLPVGYRVTR; this is translated from the coding sequence ATGACGACCCCTCGCGCCCGGACGGAACCTGCAGGGAACGCCGAAGCGCTCCGGCCCTATGGCCAGTACGTGCTGGTGCGCAAGCTGGCCGAGGGCGGCATGGCGGAGATCTTCCTCGCCAAGCGGCTCGGGGCGGACGGCTTCGAGCGCAATGTCGTCATCAAGCGGATGCTGGCGCACCTGTCGGGCCTGCCGGACTTCGTGGAGATGTTCCGCGACGAGGCCCGGCTGGCGGCGAAGCTGGTGCACCCCAACGTGGTGCAGATCCACGAGCTGGGCTTCACCGAGGGTTGCTACTTCATCTGCATGGAGTACCTGCCGGGGGAGGACTTCTCCACCACGGTGCGCACGGCGAGCTTCCGGGGCGAGTACGTGCCGGTGCCGCTGGTGCTGCGCGTGCTCGCGGACGCGGCGCGCGGCCTGCACTACGCGCACGACTTCACCGACGAGTCGGGCCGGCCGCTGAACATCGTCCACCGCGACATCTCGCCCTCCAACCTGTACGTGACGTACGAGGGCCAGGTGAAGGTGCTGGACTTCGGCATCGCCAAGGCCGAGTCGCGCCTGGCGCACACGCGCACCGGCGTGGTGAAGGGCAAGTACGTCTACATGGCGCCGGAGCAGGCCCGGGGCGAGGAGGTGGATCGCCGCGCGGACGTCTTCTCCCTGGGCGTCTGTCTCTACGAGTCGCTCACCCACGTGCGGCCCTTCGCCCGGGACAATGATCTGGCGGTGCTCAACGCCCTGCTGTCGGGTGACTTCCAGCCGCCCAGCGCGCTGCGGCCCGACCTGTCTCCGGCGCTGGAGGCGGTGGTGCTCAAGGCGATGGCGTATGACCGCGCGCAGCGCTACGCCACCGCCGCGGAGCTCGCGGACGACCTGGAGGGACTCCTGTCGCTGGAGTCCCAGGCGCCGACCAGTGCCCACCTCGCCGCGTACCTGCGCGGCAGCTTCGGCGAGCAGCGCTACACGGAGAAGACGCGCATCCCCACGCTCGCGACGCTGGGGCAGGCCGGGCACCCCATACCGGCGGTGGCACCCGCGGAGAGCTCGTTCGTGCGCCCCATGGAGTCGCCCAACGCGTACACGGAGGCGCGGCCGAGCGTCGTTCCCACTCCGTCCGGGACTGGCATTCGCACGGTGGAGGCTCCGCGCCGGCGGGGACTGCTCATCGCGGCCGTGGCGGGCGGTCTGCTGCTGGCGGGTGTGGCCTTCGTGGTGGGGCGCAATGTCGGCAATGCTCCGTCCGCCCCGGTGGCGCAGCCGCCTCCGGCCTCGGTGCTCCAGTCCGCTCCGCCGCCCTCGACGACTCCCGAGCCTCCGCCGAGCCCCACGACACCGGCTCCCGCGCCAGGGGCCGCCGCGGTCCCGGCCGCCCAGCTCCAGCCTCCCTCCCAGGCGGTCCCCCAGCCAGAGGCCGTTGGGACACAGCCCTCGGACGAGGTCGAGCCCTCACCCCAGGTGAAGGGGAAGACGTCCACGCGCTCGCCGAAGACGCGCGTGTCGCTGGAGGTCGCGGACATCCAACGCGTGGTGTCGCGCAACCGGGCGCGCCTCATGACGTGCTTCGAGAAGTACAAACGCGACCTGCCCGCCACCGAGGGCGATGTGCAGGTGCGCTTCACCATCTACTCGTCGGGCAAGGCGAACGCGACCACCCAGGGGGCGCTGGCGACACAGCCCGTGGGCAGGTGCCTGGAGACGCAGATGGAGCGCCTGCGCTTCCCGGCGCACCGGGACAAGGAAGTGACGGTGGTGCTGCCCGTCGGCTACCGCGTCACGCGGTAG
- a CDS encoding FecR family protein, with the protein MSSFRFLLASALCLLLATACGEEEPLPPAPAPTPVTPAPATAAEDAGVAELARLASMSGEVWLERGGKQSPATQGPLLRGDALETGADASARVLFADGRTVEVGAQARFILDEDSTGVVVMVSRGIVLSRVPAVAAGGKAGPRVHLTLLTPFGLTRLGAEESEVRLDVGQDESHVEVRLGSVEVVAKNGQTVRATQGQEVSVKAEGVTTRVLELAPVQVTVHAGTGRAEWRQKGSARWRAVDRKGEALGAGDSVRARQGTALLNLEGSESTLALGQGGELVVEGVARSGMTDEARLDLLGGELGLTLAPGHVSRVVFPGLLLESNGAARLDVRRTGDGFTVDSRAGDVTLVRGEARAPLRAGERATVAGEAAARVESLARAPVALASLEGQQVFHRRLSEVALTWDEEGEVRVEVASDSDFKRPVLSGVARRGFVNVKAPAKGSLYWRVRRPDGSELTHGHASFGPERSPKGQLDRLRNRVPEGPEKTTIFFQDKPPAITFTCQAETGAASYKVAVYRSGALGQPVAERSAASSHVPLEAGLLKEGSFLWSITPLGPKGQPLRGGRMNKLELVFDNSVPTLVVSAPREGQRAGARVRVIGVAPVDARLSVNGKPLALDSKHRFDTWVASAGQPPVVVFKMSRPGAPDVYTVRTLK; encoded by the coding sequence GTGAGTTCCTTCCGCTTTCTCCTCGCGTCCGCGCTGTGTCTGCTGCTCGCCACCGCGTGCGGGGAGGAGGAGCCGTTGCCTCCCGCTCCCGCTCCCACGCCGGTGACGCCAGCCCCCGCGACGGCGGCGGAGGACGCGGGCGTGGCGGAACTCGCGCGGCTCGCGTCGATGTCAGGCGAGGTGTGGCTCGAGCGCGGAGGGAAGCAGTCGCCCGCGACCCAGGGACCGCTGCTGCGCGGTGACGCGTTGGAAACGGGCGCCGACGCGAGCGCCAGGGTGCTTTTCGCCGACGGGCGCACGGTGGAGGTGGGCGCTCAGGCGCGCTTCATCCTCGACGAGGACTCGACCGGCGTGGTGGTGATGGTGTCGCGCGGCATCGTGCTGTCGCGGGTACCGGCGGTCGCGGCGGGAGGGAAGGCGGGTCCGCGGGTCCATCTCACCCTGCTCACGCCCTTCGGTCTCACCCGCCTGGGCGCGGAGGAGAGCGAGGTGCGGTTGGACGTGGGCCAGGACGAGAGCCACGTGGAAGTCCGCCTGGGCTCCGTGGAGGTGGTGGCGAAGAACGGGCAGACGGTGCGGGCTACTCAGGGGCAGGAAGTCTCGGTGAAGGCCGAGGGCGTGACGACGCGGGTGCTGGAGCTGGCGCCCGTGCAGGTGACGGTGCACGCCGGGACGGGCCGCGCGGAGTGGCGCCAGAAGGGCAGTGCCCGGTGGCGCGCGGTGGACCGGAAGGGCGAGGCGCTCGGGGCCGGCGACAGCGTGCGCGCGCGCCAGGGCACGGCGCTGCTGAACCTGGAGGGCTCGGAGTCCACGCTCGCGCTGGGGCAGGGCGGCGAGCTGGTGGTGGAGGGCGTGGCCCGCTCCGGGATGACGGACGAGGCGCGGTTGGATCTGCTCGGGGGCGAGCTGGGACTGACGCTGGCTCCGGGCCATGTCAGCCGCGTGGTGTTTCCGGGGCTCCTGCTGGAGAGCAACGGGGCCGCCCGGCTCGACGTGCGGCGCACCGGGGACGGCTTCACCGTGGACTCGCGAGCGGGTGACGTGACGCTGGTGCGCGGCGAGGCCCGGGCGCCCCTGCGCGCGGGCGAGCGCGCCACCGTGGCGGGAGAGGCCGCCGCGCGCGTCGAGTCGCTGGCGCGGGCGCCGGTCGCGCTGGCCTCGCTCGAGGGCCAGCAGGTGTTCCACCGGCGCCTGTCCGAGGTGGCCCTCACGTGGGACGAGGAGGGCGAGGTGCGGGTGGAGGTGGCCTCGGATTCCGACTTCAAGCGGCCGGTGCTGTCGGGTGTGGCCCGCCGCGGCTTCGTCAACGTGAAGGCCCCCGCGAAGGGCTCGCTGTACTGGAGGGTGCGGCGGCCGGACGGCTCGGAGCTGACCCATGGCCATGCGTCCTTCGGGCCGGAGCGCTCGCCCAAGGGCCAGCTGGATCGGCTGCGCAACCGGGTACCCGAGGGGCCGGAGAAGACGACCATCTTCTTCCAGGACAAGCCCCCGGCCATCACCTTCACCTGCCAGGCGGAGACGGGCGCGGCCTCCTACAAGGTCGCGGTGTACCGGAGCGGCGCCCTCGGGCAGCCCGTGGCGGAGCGCTCCGCCGCCTCGTCGCACGTGCCGCTCGAGGCGGGTCTCCTGAAGGAGGGCAGCTTCCTCTGGTCCATCACCCCGCTGGGGCCCAAGGGGCAACCGTTGCGTGGCGGGAGGATGAACAAGCTGGAACTTGTCTTCGACAATTCCGTGCCAACGCTCGTCGTCAGCGCGCCCCGAGAGGGGCAGCGCGCGGGAGCTCGTGTCCGCGTGATCGGGGTGGCCCCCGTGGATGCACGCCTCTCCGTGAACGGCAAGCCCCTGGCACTCGACTCGAAACACCGGTTCGATACCTGGGTGGCGTCGGCGGGACAGCCTCCCGTCGTCGTATTCAAGATGTCTCGCCCTGGTGCACCGGACGTATATACGGTGCGCACGCTGAAGTGA
- a CDS encoding MSCRAMM family protein: MLTLGGPITVRAEGASAEHATVRLRYGLTFREGAQEAGPAVSYGGMTPNDVALWAAVFGGGWWGAWASVQREGLSLSKETQLVTGGGLLRASVGPAARVALGPVRAEVSAGYGFAQLPTFSSVEGGARLVASARHAALVGARVLVPLPWRLRAEVRGEVPVALGASSTGFAAGGALIVPVLRRGEWGGALVLDYQYVRDGLTTADGLESWQVLSRAGLAFELTHGGGDSRPELGELVLAVVEEDSGKALPGASVVLTVGGVEQAPRVLGADGRLTGVELPPGEVLVRVDVEGYLPVEARTSVTAGGRSELVLRAIQEPRVGSLEVLVVDGRNGTPLPGALVTVGGTEVTTNDMGLALLKGLAPGPVEVKVSAPDFRTGQEAVVIAAGLVSRLSVSLTHARQGALATLSGQVRSVRGGKPLQAWLYVPEAKLRRRTDARGTFQVQLKQGRYRLVFSAPGHLSQTKVVTVGDGEQAIFNVDLFPKTR; encoded by the coding sequence GTGCTCACCCTCGGGGGGCCGATCACCGTCAGGGCCGAGGGAGCGTCCGCGGAGCACGCCACGGTCCGACTTCGGTACGGGTTGACCTTCCGGGAGGGGGCCCAGGAGGCCGGGCCGGCGGTGTCCTATGGGGGCATGACGCCCAATGACGTGGCGCTGTGGGCCGCGGTGTTCGGCGGGGGCTGGTGGGGGGCGTGGGCCAGCGTGCAGCGCGAGGGCCTCAGCCTCTCGAAGGAGACGCAACTCGTCACCGGGGGAGGGTTGCTGCGGGCCTCGGTGGGGCCGGCGGCGCGTGTCGCCCTGGGGCCGGTGCGCGCCGAGGTGAGCGCCGGCTACGGCTTCGCGCAGCTGCCCACCTTCTCCAGTGTCGAGGGAGGGGCGCGGCTCGTGGCCTCGGCGCGCCATGCCGCGCTGGTGGGAGCCCGCGTCCTCGTGCCGCTGCCCTGGCGCCTGCGCGCGGAGGTGCGTGGCGAGGTGCCCGTGGCCCTCGGTGCTTCGTCGACGGGCTTCGCGGCCGGTGGCGCGCTGATCGTGCCGGTGCTGCGGCGGGGCGAGTGGGGTGGGGCGCTGGTGCTGGACTACCAGTACGTGCGCGACGGGCTGACGACGGCGGACGGGTTGGAGTCATGGCAGGTCCTCAGCCGCGCGGGACTGGCGTTCGAGCTCACCCATGGCGGTGGGGACTCGCGGCCGGAACTGGGGGAGCTCGTCCTCGCGGTGGTGGAGGAGGACTCGGGGAAGGCGCTGCCCGGGGCCAGCGTGGTGCTGACGGTGGGGGGCGTGGAGCAGGCCCCGCGCGTGCTCGGCGCGGACGGGCGGTTGACGGGAGTGGAGCTGCCGCCGGGCGAGGTGCTCGTTCGCGTCGACGTGGAGGGCTATCTGCCCGTGGAGGCGCGCACCTCGGTGACGGCCGGTGGGCGCTCGGAGTTGGTGCTGCGGGCGATTCAGGAGCCGCGCGTGGGCTCCCTGGAGGTGCTCGTGGTGGATGGGCGCAATGGGACGCCCCTGCCGGGCGCGCTCGTCACCGTGGGCGGTACCGAGGTCACCACCAACGACATGGGGCTGGCCCTCCTGAAGGGGCTCGCCCCGGGTCCCGTGGAGGTGAAGGTGTCGGCCCCGGACTTCCGCACCGGGCAGGAGGCCGTGGTCATCGCCGCCGGCCTCGTGTCGCGACTGTCCGTGTCACTCACCCATGCGCGCCAGGGAGCGCTCGCTACCTTGTCCGGTCAGGTGCGCAGCGTCCGTGGAGGAAAGCCACTCCAGGCCTGGCTCTACGTTCCGGAGGCGAAGCTCCGCCGCCGCACGGACGCCAGGGGGACTTTCCAGGTCCAGCTCAAGCAAGGTAGGTATCGTCTCGTCTTCTCGGCTCCCGGCCACCTGTCCCAGACGAAGGTCGTCACCGTGGGCGACGGCGAGCAGGCCATCTTCAACGTCGATCTCTTCCCCAAGACCCGGTGA
- the mglB gene encoding gliding-motility regulator GTPase-activating protein MglB, producing MGTQLVMYEEEFTKINAVCDRLTKDANAKVVFLVDKNGQLISSAGQTQNIDTTSLASLTAGNVAAMGGLAKLIGENEFPHQFHEGAKDSLYMTIVGSRVVLVVIFDNRTSLGLVRLRIKKASDELTKIFETLVKKTDGPGVGSPFAEISDDDIDNLFSE from the coding sequence ATGGGCACGCAATTGGTGATGTATGAAGAGGAGTTCACCAAGATCAACGCAGTTTGCGACCGGCTGACCAAGGACGCGAACGCGAAGGTGGTGTTCCTCGTCGACAAGAACGGGCAGCTCATCTCCTCCGCGGGTCAGACGCAGAACATCGATACCACCTCGCTGGCGTCTCTGACGGCCGGTAACGTGGCGGCGATGGGCGGTCTGGCGAAGTTGATCGGAGAGAACGAGTTCCCCCATCAGTTCCACGAGGGGGCGAAGGACTCGCTCTACATGACCATCGTCGGGAGCCGGGTGGTGCTCGTTGTCATCTTCGACAACCGGACCAGCCTCGGCCTGGTGCGCCTGCGCATCAAGAAGGCCAGTGACGAGCTGACCAAGATCTTCGAAACTCTGGTGAAGAAGACTGACGGTCCCGGGGTCGGCTCGCCGTTCGCCGAGATTTCCGACGACGATATCGACAACCTCTTCAGCGAGTAA
- the mglA gene encoding gliding-motility regulator Ras-like GTPase MglA — MSFINYSSREINCKIVYYGPGLCGKTTNLQYIYNKTAAETKGKLISLSTETDRTLFFDFLPLSLGEIRGFKTRFHLYTVPGQVFYDASRKLILKGVDGVVFVADSQVERMEANMESLENLRVNLAEQGYDLNKIPYVIQYNKRDLPNAVTVEEMRKTLNQRNIPEYQAVAPTGVGVFDTLKAVAKLVLTELKKGG; from the coding sequence ATGTCCTTCATCAACTACTCGTCTCGCGAAATCAACTGCAAGATCGTCTACTACGGTCCCGGGTTGTGCGGGAAGACGACGAACCTGCAGTACATCTACAACAAGACCGCCGCGGAGACGAAGGGCAAGCTCATCTCGCTCTCGACCGAGACGGACCGCACGCTCTTCTTCGACTTCCTCCCGCTGTCGCTGGGTGAGATCCGCGGCTTCAAGACGCGCTTCCACCTGTACACGGTGCCGGGACAGGTCTTCTACGACGCCAGCCGCAAGCTCATCCTCAAGGGGGTGGACGGCGTGGTGTTCGTGGCCGACAGCCAGGTCGAGCGCATGGAGGCCAACATGGAGTCGTTGGAGAACCTCCGCGTCAACCTCGCCGAGCAGGGCTACGATCTGAACAAGATCCCCTACGTCATCCAGTACAACAAGCGGGACCTGCCCAACGCGGTGACCGTCGAGGAGATGCGCAAGACGCTCAACCAGCGCAACATCCCCGAGTACCAGGCGGTGGCCCCCACGGGCGTGGGCGTGTTCGACACGCTCAAGGCCGTGGCCAAGCTGGTGCTGACGGAGCTGAAAAAGGGCGGCTAG
- a CDS encoding dihydrolipoamide acetyltransferase, translating to MRSPSSISVLALASTFLWAPAFAQTGPAPVGAPAPATSTAAPAPSAPESNPGQTADEAFTTRVRTLEEQVVDLKEKIFRSKARLQLLQETVLGGDLTTGSSAVLFHRNEMGDSFVLESVAYALDGAPIFTRADENGSLSGQEELEIFKGRIVPGQHQVAVRLVYRGHGFGVFSYLEGYRFKVQSSYTFNAEPGKVTTVRVVGFEQGGLTTDLKDRPAVRYDVESERDTSSQTAPASDAAPAAGAPPPPPTATAPAETKK from the coding sequence GTGCGCTCCCCCTCCTCCATCTCCGTGCTGGCGCTCGCCAGCACGTTTCTGTGGGCCCCTGCGTTCGCGCAGACGGGCCCCGCGCCCGTTGGGGCTCCCGCTCCGGCGACATCCACGGCGGCGCCAGCCCCCTCGGCTCCGGAGAGCAACCCCGGGCAGACGGCGGACGAGGCCTTCACCACGCGGGTGAGGACGCTCGAGGAGCAGGTCGTCGACCTGAAGGAGAAGATCTTCCGCTCCAAGGCCCGCCTGCAGCTGCTGCAGGAGACGGTGCTGGGAGGAGATCTCACCACCGGCTCGAGCGCGGTGCTCTTCCACCGCAACGAGATGGGTGACTCGTTCGTGCTGGAGTCGGTGGCGTACGCGCTGGACGGCGCGCCCATCTTCACCCGCGCGGACGAGAACGGGAGCCTGTCCGGGCAGGAGGAGCTGGAGATCTTCAAGGGCCGCATCGTGCCCGGCCAGCATCAGGTCGCCGTGCGGCTCGTCTACCGGGGCCATGGCTTCGGGGTGTTCAGCTACCTGGAGGGCTACCGCTTCAAGGTGCAGTCCAGCTACACCTTCAACGCGGAGCCGGGGAAGGTGACCACCGTGCGCGTGGTGGGCTTCGAGCAGGGAGGGCTGACCACGGATCTGAAGGATCGGCCCGCGGTGCGCTACGACGTCGAGTCGGAGCGCGACACGAGCTCGCAGACCGCCCCGGCCTCGGACGCCGCGCCCGCCGCTGGAGCCCCACCACCGCCTCCGACCGCCACGGCCCCCGCCGAGACGAAGAAGTAG
- a CDS encoding tetratricopeptide repeat protein produces MSTSRLPALLLAAATFAAPGPSRAKEAAPAPGPSPLELSTRLEQVSGRIGAAEEELRFVEAQYTERPEPSEDEVLLRRFSNGEIQYLLNDWDTTSVLFYDLVGDPKFRAHARYPDALFYLADSLYQQKNYIAARIYLRELLSLKDTRRYRDALTRYLEIAGRLNQFTGLDVHIQKARSLSGGQMPPELEYVYAKWLFKRTDLPDKERRERTRAVFQSLANTPGGRFQKQSAYFLGVLSVQEGDYAGAVERFRPLAASTSEEPELAGLEDLVNLSLGRLLYELGRHDEALDHYGRISRQSESFVESLYEIAWVHVKKGDFEQAKNAIDILLLVEPDGALAPDARLLQGNLQLKTQRYEEATSAYEGVISTYKPVRDQMDALLKVNQDPIAYFDNLLAHNERTLDVTMLLPPLALKSATTQKEVADAVRMVKDVDASRQGVEDSRTIALHILQALDERGLQVFPVLQEGYIRADAVDSALARAEQLLVQVESDVLQSRLTPEARTALESVRQEREVLRARFASIPASQEEIESRRERLQAHVDELDREAFRLGHELQSMTAISTAMRKWVQDTREERRTTPEDEKQFLEQLRAEEEKVAVLQDEVRKLRSLLADERTSANAFVSGEGVIRAKYRETLEREHALLMTAEGRLSGDDAALVQRTHEVRQRSEALRLRVEKARQVLRAQVERRGKVIRDKVLAEQQLLRGYDQEVASVSGDARNLVGRIAYESFQKVRQQFYELVLKADVGLVDVAFTRKQDKTTQMQKLSAQQGEELRALEKEFEGVLEDAK; encoded by the coding sequence TTGAGCACGTCGCGCCTCCCAGCCCTCCTGCTCGCGGCGGCCACCTTCGCCGCCCCGGGGCCCTCGCGCGCCAAGGAGGCCGCGCCCGCCCCTGGCCCGTCCCCCCTCGAGCTGTCCACGCGGCTGGAGCAGGTCTCCGGACGGATCGGTGCGGCCGAGGAGGAGCTGCGCTTCGTCGAGGCGCAGTACACCGAGCGCCCCGAGCCGAGCGAGGACGAGGTGCTGCTGCGGCGCTTCTCCAACGGGGAGATCCAGTACCTGCTGAACGACTGGGACACCACGTCGGTGCTCTTCTACGACCTGGTGGGCGACCCGAAGTTCCGCGCCCATGCGCGCTACCCGGACGCGCTCTTCTACCTGGCGGACTCGCTCTACCAGCAGAAGAACTACATCGCCGCGCGCATCTACCTGCGCGAGCTGCTCTCGCTCAAGGACACCCGCCGCTACCGGGACGCGCTCACGCGCTACCTGGAGATCGCCGGCAGGCTCAATCAGTTCACGGGGCTCGACGTGCACATCCAGAAGGCGCGGAGCCTGTCGGGTGGGCAGATGCCGCCGGAGCTGGAGTACGTCTACGCCAAGTGGCTCTTCAAGCGGACGGACCTGCCGGACAAGGAGCGGCGCGAGCGGACGCGCGCGGTCTTCCAGTCGCTGGCCAACACCCCTGGCGGACGCTTCCAGAAGCAGAGCGCGTACTTCCTCGGCGTGCTGTCCGTGCAGGAAGGCGACTACGCGGGCGCCGTGGAGCGGTTCCGCCCCCTGGCCGCCAGTACCTCCGAGGAGCCGGAGCTCGCCGGGCTCGAGGACCTGGTCAACCTCTCCCTGGGACGGCTCCTCTACGAGCTGGGCCGGCATGACGAGGCGCTCGACCATTACGGGCGGATCTCCCGCCAGAGCGAGTCCTTCGTCGAGTCGCTCTACGAGATCGCCTGGGTGCACGTGAAGAAGGGGGACTTCGAGCAGGCGAAGAACGCCATCGACATCCTCCTGCTGGTGGAGCCGGACGGGGCGCTGGCGCCCGACGCCCGGCTCCTGCAAGGCAACCTGCAGCTCAAGACGCAGCGCTACGAGGAGGCCACCTCCGCGTACGAGGGCGTCATCAGCACCTACAAGCCGGTGCGCGACCAGATGGACGCGCTGCTGAAGGTGAACCAGGACCCCATCGCGTACTTCGACAACCTGCTGGCGCACAACGAGCGCACGCTGGACGTCACCATGCTGCTGCCACCGCTGGCGCTGAAGTCCGCCACCACCCAGAAGGAAGTGGCGGACGCGGTGCGGATGGTGAAGGACGTCGATGCCAGCCGCCAGGGCGTGGAAGACTCACGCACCATCGCCCTGCACATCCTCCAGGCCCTGGACGAGCGCGGCCTCCAGGTGTTCCCCGTGCTGCAGGAGGGCTACATCCGGGCGGACGCGGTGGACAGCGCGCTCGCGAGGGCGGAGCAGCTCCTGGTGCAGGTGGAGAGTGACGTGCTGCAGAGCCGGCTCACGCCCGAGGCGCGCACCGCGCTGGAGAGCGTGCGCCAGGAGCGCGAGGTCCTGCGCGCGCGCTTCGCCAGCATCCCCGCCAGCCAGGAGGAGATCGAATCCCGACGCGAGCGGCTGCAGGCGCACGTGGACGAGCTGGACCGCGAGGCCTTCCGGCTGGGACACGAGCTGCAGAGCATGACGGCCATCTCCACCGCGATGCGCAAGTGGGTGCAGGACACGCGTGAGGAGCGCCGCACCACGCCCGAGGACGAGAAGCAGTTCCTCGAGCAGCTCCGCGCGGAGGAGGAGAAGGTGGCGGTGCTCCAGGACGAGGTGCGGAAGCTGCGCTCGCTGTTGGCCGACGAGCGCACCTCCGCCAATGCCTTCGTCTCGGGCGAGGGCGTCATCCGCGCGAAGTACCGCGAGACGCTCGAGCGGGAGCACGCGTTGTTGATGACGGCCGAGGGACGGCTGTCCGGGGACGACGCGGCGCTGGTGCAACGAACCCACGAGGTGCGCCAGCGCTCCGAGGCCCTGCGCCTCCGGGTGGAGAAGGCCCGGCAGGTGCTGCGCGCCCAGGTGGAGCGGCGTGGCAAGGTCATCCGGGACAAGGTGCTGGCCGAGCAGCAATTGCTGCGGGGCTACGACCAGGAGGTGGCCAGCGTGTCCGGCGACGCGCGCAACCTGGTGGGCCGCATCGCCTACGAGAGCTTCCAGAAGGTGCGCCAACAGTTCTATGAGCTCGTCCTGAAGGCGGACGTGGGACTGGTGGACGTGGCCTTCACGCGCAAGCAGGACAAGACGACGCAGATGCAGAAGCTGTCCGCGCAGCAGGGCGAGGAGCTGCGCGCCCTGGAGAAGGAATTCGAGGGAGTCCTCGAGGACGCCAAATAG